In Tachypleus tridentatus isolate NWPU-2018 chromosome 3, ASM421037v1, whole genome shotgun sequence, the sequence TTATAAAAGTGTTCCACCTTTTACGAACAACCCTACACTTTTAAGGAACATATAGTGGTTGAAATGTGTTTCTTTACTAACAACCGTAAGATAGGTTCTGATGCACTCCTCTACCAACCACTAGTAACCTAAAATTATTCAGGTATTTTAATATGTGATTGTATCATCACAATTAATCATTCATTATTATTCAGCGGAGTGGATACTaagttatgtgatttttttttgtcttttctttcctaAAACGTTTAGTTTCGTTGAAGAATTTCGAGTAGAGAATCAATGTGTCATCTTATTTGCCCCCACCTCGGTTCAAGTCtgcttcaaaaacaacaaacaaagcaatACCTTAGTCACTTCGTGTAACATTTGCCTACAAGTTTTTCAAACCCTCgtattatactgaaaataatgctAAGCCTAACATTTTTTTCTAAGCTTATATATCGTACCGAAACATATGCTGTAcctaacaagttttttttaataacctcATGGTTGTGTACCAAAACAGTTGCTAAgcctaacttttttttttctaagcctACATGTCGTACCGAAACAGATGCTATGCCTAATGACTTTTTTAATAACCTCATATTTGTTCCAAAACAGTTGCTAAGCCTGATGCCTTTTTTATAATCTCGtgtatttgtacagaaacaccagttctTTTGGGACAGTAaaattaatgcaaataaaataataaaattgacgttagaaaaacaagtaattatgttaTTAATCCTTAAGTTACCAATCTGATTTGTAACTGACGtaaatagaattaataataattcacttATCTAATTCACACCACAACAGTCGttgtttgtgaaatctaaaaATATGTCTGTCATATTCCAGTTGGCCTCATAAGTACACGTatcaggtttgttttgaatatcgcgcaaagctacacaaaagctatctgcactagccgtccctgatttagcagtgtaagattagagggaaagcagctaatcatcaccacccactgacaactcttgggctactctttcaccaacgaatagtgggattgaccgtaccatcataacgaccccacagctgaaagggcgagcatggtgtgacggagattcgaacccgcgatcttcggtttacaagtctagtgccttaaccacctggtcatgccaggcacaggtattgttagcactagatgttacagatatattgtggtttacatacaacattcttttgtttgtattagccttaaccacctggtcatgccaggcataggtattgttagcactagatattacagatatattgtgGTTTACATACAACATTCTTTTCTCACATTCAGATATAAACTGTTAGAACttgcaaataaaaattttgtttggcctttatgtaaatcacttcctTCAGTACCATAATGCATACTTTATACAACTActattttgaataaaagaaacaaaacagtgttacgaggtaatccaaaaataaaaatgtaacttattaattttaataactgacAAAATTTTCCCGCTTTGAGTTTAatccaattttattattatacaacataAAAACGTACATGataatctgtttttgtttgtttttcttttatacaggttaaaaaaagtgataaaaatgagAGGTGTATGAACTACAGCACACATACAACACGAATAAAAATCATAAGAATGTACAAGGAAGACACGGTCCTAGTGCTTGGAATTCTTTGACATATTCATCACTGCAACTATAGCATCAACTGGATCAATAAATTCTCGCATGTGTTTGTGTCCAAGTATCCAGTCTGGTTGGATTTGTGGCTGGGTTTTGGTGACATGGGGAATGCAGACAGACATGCTGGAAATCACGCTCTTGGAACACACAGAAGATGAAAGAAATGAAGACGATAGAGTGGTGGACAACCGAGCTTTGGTCAGTTTCCTTTCCTCTTCCATCTTGTGTCGCCGACAGGTAAGATAATGGAGACTTTGGATTTTCTCCATCACATTCTTGTTAGATTTCATCACCTACAACAAAGTCAAGTCAGCATTCAGTTAAGTTCATACACTCTTTCAAGTAATATATGTTTCAGATAATAAAGACAGTTGAcagttgcaaaaataaaaatatgacagaAGACATTACAAGAAATTCACAATTAATTagatttcaaacaaaccaaaattattaCACAGTTTGTTCTCTCCAGGACAATATCAAAGCTGACCCAAATTAGAAAATTTGCAAATATACCACATGTAAATTCAAGTTAGAAAAAAAACCAAAGTATTACAACACttaagaacacaaaatataaacactgtAGAGGTAAAATGAACACTAAAATAATCTTTTGTTAGACTGTTAATAACTGTGATGAATATCCTCTGTGCCATTCTACAGCCTAGTGTGCAAACAGTATCCTCTGTGCCATTTTACAGCCTAGTGCGTAAACAGTATCCTCTGCCATTCTACAGCCTAGTGTGTAAACAGTATCCTCTGTGCCATTCTACAGCCTAGTGCGCAAACAGTATCCTCTGCCATTCTACAGCCTAGTGTGTAAACAGTATCCTCTGTGCCATTCTACAGCATAGTGTGTAAACTGTATCCTCTGTGCCATTTTACAGCCTAGTGCGCAAACAGTATCCTCTGCCATTCTACAGCCTAGTGTGTAAACAGTATCCTCTGTGTCATTTTACAGCCTAGTGTGCAAACAGTATCCTCTGTCATTTTACAGCCTAGTGTGCAAACAGTATCCTCTGTGCCATTTTACAGCCTAGTGTGCAAACAGTATCctttgtaatatatttcttgttttacatttattaaaacaacaaaacaacagtgtAGTTAAAACACTAAGAATTAATTGTATACCATCACCACCCTATTAATGTAATCACATTTTTACCATCTCACTTCACAACAAATCTGACACATTTCAGACACCATAATTTTCGGATATTTCTGTTTGGCTGCTCTCTTCCTTGTAACAAGTTTACAAAGATAAAAGTCTATCTAGATTTTAATTTCTACTAGCTGGTCGATAGTCGTTATTACCGAGGCCTTCCCAGGATCCTGGAAGAAGATCCATAACAGTGTACAGACTTTCGAAAAAATAGTTTCACCCTTCTCTCTGTAGATTCGCAAGAGGTCCAGCAGAGTATCGAGAGAACCAGTCACTGTCCACACAGAATCCACCGTTTTATCATACTGTTGATGTGGAAAGAAAACAATTCATTGAGATTGTGTTACAATATGATGAGAAAATCAAGTGAAACACACACTGTGCATCTAttacacagagagagagagaatgctATCAAGTTACacttattaatttgtgataagaACCAGATGCCCACTTACATCAAAACTGAAATCTAATTTGATAACGAGTACAGCTAATTAAGTACGCTTTTCTTAcatgtgtaattatataaactataatgctTTGTTTCATCAAAGACAAGGGTACTCTCAGTATTAAAGATAACTTAGGCCATAAATACATGACACACTTatcttaaatacaataacattgtaTAATGTAGCTTAAACAACAGTATTCTAAGATATATACAATATTTGAGTAATACCTGCACAtgcatacacataaaacaaagaaattaacacATTTCTTCAGTAGTAAAGTTTGAAACACATTTACAAGTTCATTTCAATgcaatttaagtgttttttaatcCCTTGTACTTCTTACTCTCATGAAAAtggtataaattaaaacttaaatcacAAAATGATGCAGTTAAGTTGGTCTTTTATAGTAATAGCTGAGGAAAAACGTTTTATACGGAAACAAATTAAGGGTAAGTTAGGTCCCAGGCTAAACGTTTTATACAGAGCCcatcatgaaaaaaacaaaaaagtgaaacCACAaaatgggctttttttttttttttttaaccctaGCCCCACCTATAATACTCCTTTAAAGCTCTGTGAATGGTTAGGATTTCAGTTTCACACACAaactttctcagagttcttttCTCAGTTAAGGTCtgtatgttatggtaataataaaacaatgactttcttCTTTTGTTAGAGTTCTTTTCTCAGAGTTAAGGTCTGtttgttatggtaataataaaacaatgcaaagatttcatgaaaacaaataaaggaaaatagcagaaaatatttaatgtaagtttAAAGCCGGGTGTTAAACTGTCATTACAGAAGCATCTGGTTTATAAAAACCagtttagaaatgaaataaaataaggttAACTTGCAACAAGAAATAACTCAGTATTATAGAGGTGTTGCAGAAACATGCAGTACTGGATAAGAGGAAGATTGAAGAAGCTAAACGTCACACAATGTAAACAGCTCgcctttcttgatgacgagaaacccacttgaaataaaaatgtattttagaacggctggtattaacacttactgataagcaaagaccaacgtttcgaccttcctagatcatatttagaaataaaatgatcaAGGAACAATAATACATTTGAAGCAGAACCTATGTTGTCATGGTAACAACCCAAGTGAAACAGAATCTCTGTTGGAGAATACAAACCTTGGCAAGATTTAACAAGATGTTTGTGGAATATTTAATCAATTCCATGTGAGGCAAGCTTCGGTTACAGCTTCGTATCAACTGGAAAAGGATTTCTACTGCACTGCCTTCTGCTATCTTCTCACAACATGACGCCGAGAGCCGGGTAACAACATCTGGGCAATTACATAAAATGGTTTAGCACAactttcaaaaaatgtaaaacaacctTACAAGGAAATTATGGACAACATAAAAAGCTTTGGTATAAACACagtaagtgaaatttaaaaattttagaagaaagaaagattaatagtgaaataattaaaacaatcgttttctttggttaaacaaaagtttcattttaaaattccacCTACATTTCTTAAGGGAACTTACTAGGAGAAACGTGAAGAAAAAATATCTACAGTCTAACATGAATTTATCACTTTTGTTAggcctaaaaatatatttttccatccTAGACATTCTACATCAATACTCATTCTATAACAGACAACCTCAGATGGTTATTATATCACACACCAGTGTTTAATAAGTTTTCCTGGTTTAGTTCAAGTGAAGGTAAAACCATTAAAATCTTTAcgcagaataaaaacattttaacagtttttccagaatgtaaaaaaaaattattcttggtcccagaaacagaaaaattttcatgattttaaaatgttaactctaGCGTTTAAGTGATTGCAAAAATGATTCCAACAACAGATGGAATCTTGTGTAATTGCTAGTCTCAAAAATTACTTATGTAATGTAAGCACTCTCAGATATAAAGACAGAGGGCAAAtgcaacaaacaaaatcatttgtAATTCATTAAACACTTACTACACATGTACAACTTTTCTTAAACTTACAAAAATCTCAacttttatattcaaaacaaacattttgtaagcCATATATTAAAGGATCTGACACTGCCTAGCAGCACAGAATAGAACGACATACACAAACACTCGAGCATTATACAACATGCACGTGTTCGTGATAAAAGttgtcacaatattttattaacactcaGGCTTcttactaaacaaaatgtttcatttagttttccAGTACATTTTCTCAGTGGTCACACTAGAATGTGAGCATCAGAATATAACAGAAATGTATTGAATATGTTGGTATTTCCAAGAAACAGAGAAATccataagataataaaaatagcaCTTTGCACTTTCTCATAACCAGAATGGAAGAGATAAAAGCAGAAATTAGTACTAttatgattaatttgtttttttaaaaggtaACAGACTTAATACATTAAACCATCAGCAAAGATAAACCAACACCGTGTCCGAAGCAAGTGAAACTTTGACATTTTTCGCTACGTCATCCGTCAACATTGAGAAATTTAGTTAAGtttgttctaaaaaacaaaattcctgGATTTAAGACCCACAAGAACGTTTGGTCAtacataaaacttgaaaaattatttctCTCCTGTTTTTCTAATTACAAATCTTGAGAGTAATTAAAACAAGTGGGTGTCGTAACATGAGAGCTAAAAATCTCAGTCTCACCTAAATGCATCAGTGCAGACAAGATGTAGGATAGATTTCGGCAACGTAATAAGAAATCTAGAGCCGAAGTTGTTCGATTACATAATTTCTTATCTTCAGTAGCGTTCGCATTAACGGTTTTCAATCTTTCTCTTATTGTTTTCAGTTGACGACTCTTGAGTTTGCAACGCTGCACGTGCCCTCGCCAAGCAGCCTGATGTGAAATAAACATATtactacaatattatatttttaaacaatgacaaatgatatacaaagaataagagaaactgATACACTTACCTACATGTTGTCAGAGTTCTAATTTTTCTCTCTGTTACATAtctaaagaaaacagattaatttGCACATCTGATAATAATAATCTAACCACTACAACTAAATGTAagtgattttaacatttttagtaatataacaGAAACATGACCTTTGAAATTCCCGGAACCACCTGACTCGTTAACAGACATATCACACGATTGAACTAGGCAACACGATTCGACAAATCTAGGAACTAAATCTACTGAACCAGAGAAAAGACTATAACAAACCTGAAATTGTTATACTGATGGTTATAAAACAGACCAAATAATctgattagataaaataattgcaAGAAACTTTTGGATATGAgcagaattataataaaataattatggatCAACACAATGGTCAGCCATCTTAAATATATCTTCTCTTCTGTATGGATGGTGCCACACAAACATACCCTAATCTCCTGCTCAGACCAGTCAAGATTCATTTTACAAAATCCAATTTAACAGGCACTTTCTGAGCATGATTCGTTAGCTGCAAAAATCTGATtattgcaacaacaacaacaaaaatccctGTAGAAGGCaatgaacaacaaataacagatCTATTTCTCACTTATGTGATAAAATACCACCcaataataaacattgttaacagaTAACTGTAGACATATCACAGTAGAAAACCAATAAACTTGCAACGCCCTGGTCTCATTGCAGGAAACATCAGAACAAGAATGGCAGGCCTAAAACAGCTTCAAGGTCAAAGGTATTAGACACAGGGCAAATCTGTTATGGCTACACTACACACAAGTTTGGTTGAAAAATAGCCTCCTATTTGGTTTTACCCAAAATTCCATTATCACAACTCAAATTGGTTCAGCTCTCTAGGGCTAAAGCCATCCTAAAACGTGCCTTCGACTCCTCTGTAGCCCCTGCattcaacaaacagttttattgttcCAGCTGCTAAATATTAAAGCATGTATACCTACAAGACATAGCCCACTTCTCCATCAATCTCTATCTGGTCCTCTACACAGACCAGGAAGAAACTGGTTCCATTCTTGACTTAAGATCTGGATAACATTTTATTCACACATGAATTATGCAAGCTCTAATAATCCTTATAAAAAATCTGACCACTAAAACTTAACAGGTCAACTCAATATTTATGCTAAACTTCAGTGTACACACTTTACCTTCCAATCTACACTTGATTGTACAAACCTGTATAACTGTAGCTGCATTTTGTTCCTTTACCAACCTCCTATAAACCAACCATGAACGCACTTTTGCCTGTATCACAGTTGCTGCCTTTTCTTGTGTAAGAAGATAAATTCGAGCAGCTCTCTGGAACAGTATTACGTTCTGTCGCAGACGTAAAAACCACAGTCTCTGCAAGCGTCCTCTCATCCACCTCTGGAGAAGTCATGAAATACTTAATGTAAGACATCACAAGTTGTACAGttacaataaatcaaattttgGCAAAAGCAAGTTTACAAAAATCAGAAGTACTTATAAAAATAGAAGCATGTTCTGTTTCACTTTCCAAAACCACTAAGATGTATATCACTGTTCAAAgagatacatatttataatttaaaatatgccaTATTAGCTCAAATAAGGAAACTTCTTAACTacagtaatagtaataaaataaacataacaaaattgtctttatttttcataaacactcaaaaataaaatattagttttgttctAGGTTATACAACAGTTATTGTGCTGTTTTCATAAGTTGTCTTTGTTTAGAAAAACGTTAAAATGTGCAAGTCATACCTGTAGGGATTATCACACAGTATTCACACTGATgagttaatttgatatttaacattaaaaaaaccaTTTAATGTAAGTAACCCCCCCTACCACATATTTCCACAATCCTTTTGATAGTTTTCCACACCTTTTCACATGACAAACTTTTTTCAAGCTCAACTTTCAACCAATCATtatcttaaaaacataaatgatatattaattgaACTTGTCACACACTTCTTGTAGTTTGTTTGGAagtttgcataaagctacacaaggactgtctgtgttagccatccctaatttag encodes:
- the LOC143245951 gene encoding abnormal spindle-like microcephaly-associated protein homolog; this translates as MNSLCEISLKNDYRFERLQSSTVKLQAATRGWLVRRQVKRLKAAITIQRWYKSALIKRRYLKIYRPVLLLQVKARSWLQCQQLLQMDQQLEIRALLMARTVKVECFVAMVLRHLSAVRVQRFYRRILNLRLAKKQLDAVVVIQRWMRGRLQRLWFLRLRQNVILFQRAARIYLLTQEKAATVIQAKVRSWLVYRRLVKEQNAATVIQAAWRGHVQRCKLKSRQLKTIRERLKTVNANATEDKKLCNRTTSALDFLLRCRNLSYILSALMHLDVVTRLSASCCEKIAEGSAVEILFQLIRSCNRSLPHMELIKYSTNILLNLAKYDKTVDSVWTVTGSLDTLLDLLRIYREKGETIFSKVCTLLWIFFQDPGKASVITTIDQLVMKSNKNVMEKIQSLHYLTCRRHKMEEERKLTKARLSTTLSSSFLSSSVCSKSVISSMSVCIPHVTKTQPQIQPDWILGHKHMREFIDPVDAIVAVMNMSKNSKH